One Pseudomonas ekonensis DNA window includes the following coding sequences:
- a CDS encoding NADPH:quinone oxidoreductase family protein, with protein MKAVLCKAFGPAESLVLEEVASPAPKKNEILLEVHAAGVNFPDTLIIEGKYQFKPPFPFSPGGEAAGVVREVGEKVSHLKVGDRVMALTGWGSFAEQVAVPGYNVLPIPPSMDFRTAAAFSMTYGTSMHALTQRGNLQPGETLLVLGASGGVGLAAVEIGKALGARVIAAASSAEKLAVAKAAGADELINYSETSLKDEIKRLTDGQGADVIYDPVGGDLFDQAIRAIAWNGRLLVVGFASGRIPELPVNLALLKGAAVLGVFWGSFAQRQPQDNAANFQRLFGWFAEGKLKPLVSQAYPLSEAAQAINDLGQRKAVGKVVVQVR; from the coding sequence ATGAAAGCCGTGCTGTGCAAAGCCTTCGGCCCCGCCGAATCGCTGGTGCTGGAAGAGGTCGCCAGCCCTGCCCCGAAAAAGAACGAAATCCTGCTGGAGGTGCACGCCGCCGGGGTCAATTTCCCGGACACGCTGATCATCGAGGGCAAGTACCAGTTCAAGCCGCCCTTCCCGTTTTCGCCGGGGGGCGAGGCGGCCGGCGTGGTGCGTGAAGTCGGGGAAAAGGTCAGCCACCTCAAGGTCGGCGACCGGGTGATGGCGCTGACCGGTTGGGGCAGCTTCGCCGAGCAAGTCGCGGTGCCGGGCTACAACGTGCTGCCGATCCCGCCGTCGATGGACTTCAGGACGGCCGCCGCCTTCAGCATGACCTACGGCACCTCGATGCACGCCCTCACGCAGCGCGGCAATCTGCAGCCGGGCGAAACCCTGCTGGTGCTCGGCGCGTCCGGCGGCGTCGGCCTGGCCGCCGTGGAGATCGGCAAGGCCCTGGGCGCCCGGGTGATCGCCGCCGCCAGCAGCGCGGAAAAGCTCGCGGTGGCCAAGGCCGCCGGCGCCGACGAACTGATCAACTACAGCGAAACCAGCCTCAAGGACGAGATCAAGCGCCTCACCGACGGCCAGGGCGCCGACGTGATCTACGACCCGGTCGGCGGTGACCTGTTCGACCAGGCCATCCGCGCCATCGCCTGGAACGGCCGCCTGCTGGTGGTGGGCTTCGCCAGCGGGCGCATCCCTGAACTGCCGGTCAACCTCGCGCTGCTCAAGGGCGCGGCGGTGCTCGGCGTGTTCTGGGGCTCCTTCGCCCAGCGCCAGCCCCAGGACAACGCCGCGAACTTCCAGCGGCTGTTCGGCTGGTTCGCCGAAGGCAAGCTCAAGCCGCTGGTGTCGCAGGCATATCCGCTGAGCGAGGCGGCGCAGGCGATCAATGACCTGGGCCAGCGCAAGGCGGTGGGCAAGGTGGTGGTGCAGGTGCGCTGA
- a CDS encoding cell division protein ZapA: MSSSNSVTVQILDKEYSIICPQEERSNLISAARYLDGKMREIRSSGKVIGADRIAVMAALNITHDLLHKEDRPALQASGSTREQVRDLLERVDLVLATDPDVSKG; this comes from the coding sequence ATGAGTTCAAGCAATAGCGTCACCGTGCAGATCCTCGACAAAGAGTATTCGATCATCTGCCCCCAGGAAGAGCGCAGCAACCTGATCAGCGCCGCCCGCTACCTGGACGGCAAGATGCGCGAGATCCGCAGCAGCGGCAAGGTCATCGGCGCCGACCGCATCGCCGTGATGGCCGCGCTGAACATCACCCACGACCTGCTGCACAAGGAAGACCGCCCGGCCCTGCAGGCCAGCGGCTCGACCCGCGAGCAGGTGCGCGACCTGCTCGAACGCGTCGATCTGGTGCTGGCCACCGATCCGGACGTCAGCAAGGGCTGA
- a CDS encoding gamma-glutamylcyclotransferase, with the protein MSAIENGFSHPAYPPRLDLGPQLTHEQLLVSMQSTMARHKGGPVWLFAYGSLIWRPECTAVERVRGRVHGYHRGLYLWSHEHRGTPEMPGLVFGLDRGGSCSGFAYRLPEDNLDSALYALWKREMPFPSYRPHWLNCRLEDGNQVQALGFVLERHLPSYAGNLPDHVLSQVFESACGRYGTTRDYVEQTAHALRSHAMPDRNLEARLRRCRSKADQASASRL; encoded by the coding sequence ATGAGCGCCATCGAAAACGGTTTTTCGCATCCGGCTTACCCTCCGCGCCTCGATCTCGGGCCGCAGCTGACCCATGAACAACTTCTCGTCTCCATGCAATCGACCATGGCGCGCCACAAGGGCGGGCCGGTGTGGCTGTTCGCGTACGGATCGCTGATCTGGCGGCCGGAATGCACGGCGGTGGAGCGGGTTCGGGGTCGGGTGCACGGCTATCACCGCGGTCTGTACCTGTGGTCCCACGAGCACCGCGGCACGCCGGAGATGCCGGGGCTGGTGTTCGGCCTGGACCGCGGCGGCTCGTGCAGCGGCTTCGCCTACCGGTTGCCGGAAGACAATCTCGACAGCGCGCTGTATGCCCTGTGGAAACGTGAGATGCCGTTCCCGTCCTATCGCCCGCACTGGCTCAATTGCCGTCTGGAGGACGGCAATCAGGTTCAGGCATTGGGGTTCGTGTTGGAGCGGCACCTGCCCAGCTATGCTGGCAATTTGCCGGACCATGTGCTGAGCCAGGTGTTCGAAAGCGCCTGCGGGCGCTACGGCACGACGCGCGACTATGTCGAGCAGACCGCCCACGCCCTGCGCAGCCACGCCATGCCAGACCGGAATCTGGAGGCGCGGCTCAGGCGCTGCCGCTCAAAGGCCGATCAGGCGAGCGCTTCTCGGCTCTGA
- a CDS encoding flagellar basal body-associated protein FliL: MKAWIMLLLALSLPVAALAEEAKEGEAPKVNYITLSPPFVGNYGLDGTPKLKVYKADVALRVTGEESTKLVKANEPLIRNQLVALFAQQTTDAMGSIEGKEKLRQEALKQTQQVMNDETGKPVVEDLLFNNLIIQ, translated from the coding sequence GTGAAAGCGTGGATCATGTTGTTGCTGGCCCTGTCTCTGCCTGTGGCAGCGCTGGCCGAAGAAGCCAAAGAAGGCGAGGCGCCGAAGGTCAACTACATCACCCTGAGCCCGCCGTTCGTGGGCAACTACGGGCTGGACGGCACGCCGAAGCTGAAGGTCTACAAGGCCGATGTGGCGCTGCGCGTGACCGGCGAGGAGTCGACCAAGCTGGTCAAGGCCAACGAGCCGCTGATCCGCAACCAGCTGGTGGCGCTGTTCGCCCAGCAGACCACCGACGCGATGGGCAGCATCGAAGGCAAGGAAAAGCTGCGTCAGGAAGCCTTGAAGCAGACCCAGCAAGTGATGAATGACGAGACTGGCAAGCCGGTGGTCGAGGATCTGTTGTTCAACAACCTGATCATTCAGTAA
- the ubiD gene encoding 4-hydroxy-3-polyprenylbenzoate decarboxylase, translating to MKFKDLRDFVQQLEQRGELKRIQVPVSPVLEMTEVCDRTLRAKGPALLFEKPTGFDIPVLGNLFGTPQRVAMGMGAESTDELREIGKLLAFLKEPEPPKGLKDAWSKLPVFRKIIAMAPKVVKDAPCQEVVIEGDDVDLATLPIQHCWPGDVAPLITWGLTVTKGPNKDRQNLGIYRQQVIGRNKVIMRWLSHRGGALDYREWCEKHPGQPFPVSVALGADPATILGAVTPVPDSLSEYAFAGLLRDSRTELVKCRGNDLQVPATAEIILEGVIHPGEMADEGPYGDHTGYYNEVDSFPVFTVERITHRIKPIYHSTYTGRPPDEPAILGVALNEVFVPILQKQFPEITDFYLPPEGCSYRMAVVTMKKSYPGHAKRVMLGVWSFLRQFMYTKFVIVTDDDINARDWNDVIWAITTRMDPKRDTVMIDNTPIDYLDFASPVSGLGSKMGLDATHKWPGETTREWGRVIVKDDAVTQRIDAIWNQLGID from the coding sequence ATGAAATTCAAGGATCTTCGGGATTTCGTGCAGCAGCTTGAGCAGCGCGGAGAGTTGAAACGCATCCAGGTGCCCGTCTCGCCGGTGCTGGAGATGACCGAGGTGTGCGACCGCACCCTGCGGGCCAAGGGCCCTGCGCTGCTGTTCGAGAAGCCGACCGGCTTCGATATCCCGGTGCTCGGCAACCTGTTCGGCACCCCGCAGCGGGTGGCGATGGGCATGGGCGCCGAGTCCACCGACGAACTGCGCGAGATCGGCAAGCTGCTGGCGTTCCTCAAGGAGCCCGAGCCGCCCAAGGGCCTGAAGGATGCCTGGTCGAAGCTGCCGGTCTTCCGCAAGATCATTGCGATGGCGCCGAAAGTCGTGAAGGACGCGCCGTGCCAGGAAGTGGTCATCGAGGGCGACGACGTCGACCTGGCCACGCTGCCGATCCAGCACTGCTGGCCCGGCGACGTCGCGCCGCTGATCACCTGGGGCCTGACCGTGACCAAAGGCCCGAACAAGGACCGTCAGAACCTGGGCATCTACCGTCAGCAGGTGATCGGCCGCAACAAGGTCATCATGCGCTGGCTCAGCCACCGTGGCGGTGCGCTGGACTACCGCGAGTGGTGCGAGAAGCATCCGGGCCAGCCGTTCCCGGTGTCCGTGGCCCTCGGCGCGGATCCGGCGACCATCCTCGGCGCGGTCACTCCGGTGCCGGACAGCCTCTCCGAATACGCCTTCGCCGGTCTGCTGCGCGACAGCCGCACGGAACTGGTGAAATGCCGCGGCAACGACCTGCAGGTGCCGGCCACCGCCGAGATCATCCTCGAGGGCGTGATCCATCCGGGCGAAATGGCCGACGAAGGCCCGTACGGCGACCACACCGGTTACTACAACGAAGTGGACAGCTTCCCGGTGTTCACCGTCGAGCGCATCACCCACCGCATCAAGCCGATCTACCACAGCACCTACACCGGCCGGCCGCCGGATGAGCCAGCGATCCTCGGCGTGGCGCTGAACGAAGTGTTCGTGCCGATCCTGCAGAAGCAGTTCCCGGAGATCACCGACTTCTACCTGCCGCCCGAGGGCTGCTCGTACCGCATGGCCGTGGTGACGATGAAGAAGTCGTATCCGGGGCACGCCAAGCGCGTGATGCTGGGTGTCTGGTCGTTTTTGCGACAGTTCATGTACACCAAGTTCGTTATCGTCACCGACGACGACATCAACGCCCGGGACTGGAACGACGTGATCTGGGCCATCACCACGCGCATGGACCCCAAGCGCGACACGGTGATGATCGACAACACGCCCATCGACTACCTCGACTTCGCCTCGCCGGTGTCGGGGCTGGGGTCGAAGATGGGGCTGGACGCCACCCACAAGTGGCCGGGCGAGACCACTCGCGAATGGGGCCGCGTCATCGTCAAGGACGACGCCGTCACCCAACGGATCGATGCCATCTGGAATCAGTTAGGAATAGATTGA
- a CDS encoding TIGR02449 family protein, with protein MEDIDLQALMARLELLIDRVEQLKRQNALLTAQEKTWREERAHLIEKNEIARRKVESMISRLKALEQDS; from the coding sequence ATGGAAGACATCGACCTGCAAGCGCTGATGGCCAGACTCGAACTGCTGATTGACCGAGTCGAGCAACTTAAGAGGCAAAACGCACTCTTAACAGCTCAGGAAAAGACCTGGCGCGAGGAACGCGCGCATCTCATTGAAAAAAACGAAATCGCCCGGCGTAAGGTCGAATCGATGATTTCGCGTCTCAAGGCCCTGGAGCAAGACTCATGA
- a CDS encoding flagellar basal body-associated protein FliL produces the protein MALKVRMLVARLVVAAVLTAGLLALIFTDHPGHSGLRNATVLIVRHAEKPDVGTELNARGEQRAAAYADYFNPLELDGQTLTPQRLLAAGDSPESVRSRLTLTPLARRLNLSVEQPYINGDVHDLVKLLRKGNKAPTVLIAWHHGHIDKLIKAFGGDATALMGQRKWPDGVYDWVIVLRFDDKGRLVPSRSEKVQEHLLPGDGAMLPRI, from the coding sequence ATGGCTTTGAAGGTGCGCATGCTCGTGGCCCGCCTGGTGGTGGCGGCCGTTCTCACCGCCGGCTTGCTGGCGCTGATCTTCACCGACCATCCCGGGCATTCCGGCTTGCGCAATGCCACGGTGCTGATCGTCCGGCATGCGGAGAAGCCTGACGTCGGGACCGAGCTCAATGCCCGGGGCGAGCAGCGCGCCGCGGCCTACGCCGACTACTTCAACCCGTTGGAGCTGGATGGTCAGACGCTGACGCCCCAGCGCCTGCTGGCCGCCGGCGACAGCCCCGAAAGCGTCCGCTCGCGCCTGACCCTGACCCCGCTGGCCCGGCGCCTGAACCTTTCGGTCGAGCAGCCCTACATCAACGGCGATGTCCATGACCTGGTGAAACTGCTGCGCAAGGGCAACAAGGCGCCGACGGTGCTGATCGCCTGGCACCACGGGCACATCGACAAGCTGATCAAGGCGTTCGGCGGCGACGCCACGGCGCTGATGGGTCAGCGCAAGTGGCCGGACGGGGTCTACGACTGGGTGATCGTCTTGCGTTTCGACGACAAGGGGCGACTCGTTCCGTCACGCAGCGAGAAGGTTCAGGAGCACCTGCTGCCCGGCGACGGAGCGATGTTGCCCCGGATCTGA
- a CDS encoding acyltransferase family protein produces MSTLAYRRDIDGLRAVAVIAVVLFHFGVPGFSGGFVGVDVFFVISGYLITSIIWNQRQAGRFSFVDFWARRARRILPALFAMILAVLAVGWFLLAPKDYEELGRSVRYQVMFISNLLFMRQDGYFDVASDLKPLLHTWSLAVEEQFYILFPLLLTLLSGHLKHWRLALFGVLLVSFGLSVWAVGHHPEKAFFLLPMRAWELLAGAMLAVAPKSAWRLKPMAAQGLSLLGLALILLAVFGYDKVTPFPGAAALLPVLGVVALILANGHRRTWVGELLSSRVMVGLGLVSYSWYLWHWPVFVFSSYASVDEPGAFDTLGLILLTLVLGYLSWKFVETPFRERRLLAGRRQILLAGACGVLVIGLAGQSLRWTDGLPWRLSEQALQYAKGREWRPELMACLADDKTPDDKLFCHYGAANGPARTLVWGDSHATALIPVFDDGARAHAVSVMLASSPGCVPVQGIEHDARCARFNQRVEHALTPPVSDVVLVARWSLYLYGDAKGDLAHALKAADGHYDRAVAEQRLADGLRARVAQLRAGGHRVWLVKEAPLQAFSPPYRLTRLAMLNRPVDGVGLAIGEHLKRQAFISRLFAQLAQDPAVRVVDPAPRLCGDDGFCRAELDGHSLYTDDNHLSEVGARFVAPVLEPLFVGLQAGADLRKGQANAAK; encoded by the coding sequence ATGAGCACACTCGCTTATCGAAGGGATATCGACGGCTTGCGCGCAGTCGCGGTGATCGCCGTTGTGCTGTTCCATTTCGGGGTTCCGGGCTTTTCCGGCGGTTTCGTCGGCGTGGACGTGTTCTTCGTGATTTCCGGCTACCTGATCACCTCGATCATCTGGAACCAGCGCCAGGCCGGGCGCTTCAGCTTCGTCGATTTCTGGGCCCGGCGCGCCCGGCGGATCCTGCCGGCGCTGTTTGCGATGATCCTCGCCGTGCTGGCGGTGGGCTGGTTCCTGCTGGCGCCCAAGGACTACGAAGAGCTGGGGCGCTCGGTGCGCTACCAAGTGATGTTCATCTCCAACCTGCTGTTCATGCGCCAGGACGGCTACTTCGATGTCGCTTCCGACCTCAAGCCGCTGCTGCACACCTGGTCGCTGGCGGTGGAGGAGCAGTTCTACATTCTCTTCCCGTTGCTGCTGACCTTGCTGTCCGGGCACCTGAAGCACTGGCGGCTGGCGCTGTTCGGCGTGTTGCTGGTGTCGTTCGGCCTGAGCGTCTGGGCCGTCGGCCACCACCCGGAAAAAGCCTTCTTCCTGCTGCCCATGCGCGCCTGGGAACTGCTGGCCGGGGCGATGCTGGCGGTGGCGCCGAAAAGCGCCTGGCGCCTGAAGCCGATGGCGGCCCAGGGCTTGAGCCTGCTCGGGCTGGCTCTGATCCTGCTGGCGGTGTTCGGCTACGACAAGGTCACGCCGTTCCCCGGCGCGGCGGCGCTGCTGCCGGTGTTGGGCGTGGTGGCGCTGATCCTGGCCAACGGGCACCGCCGGACCTGGGTCGGCGAGCTCCTGAGCAGCCGGGTGATGGTCGGTCTCGGCCTGGTGTCGTATTCCTGGTACTTGTGGCATTGGCCGGTGTTCGTGTTCTCCAGCTATGCCAGCGTCGATGAGCCGGGCGCGTTCGACACCCTGGGCCTGATTCTGCTGACGCTGGTGTTGGGCTATCTGTCCTGGAAGTTCGTCGAGACGCCGTTCCGCGAGCGTCGCCTGCTCGCCGGCCGCCGGCAGATCCTGCTGGCCGGCGCCTGCGGCGTGCTGGTGATCGGCCTGGCCGGACAGAGCCTGCGCTGGACCGACGGCTTGCCGTGGCGCCTGTCCGAGCAGGCCCTGCAGTACGCCAAGGGGCGCGAGTGGCGGCCGGAGCTGATGGCGTGTCTGGCCGACGACAAGACGCCGGACGACAAGCTGTTCTGCCATTACGGCGCCGCGAACGGCCCGGCCCGCACGCTGGTGTGGGGCGACAGCCACGCCACGGCGCTGATCCCGGTGTTCGACGACGGCGCCAGGGCCCATGCCGTGAGCGTGATGCTGGCCAGTTCCCCCGGTTGCGTGCCGGTGCAGGGCATCGAGCATGACGCCCGCTGCGCGCGTTTCAACCAGCGGGTCGAGCATGCCCTGACGCCGCCGGTGAGCGATGTGGTGCTGGTGGCGCGCTGGAGCCTTTACCTCTACGGCGACGCCAAGGGCGATCTGGCCCACGCCCTGAAGGCCGCCGACGGGCACTACGACCGCGCCGTCGCCGAGCAGCGCCTGGCCGACGGCCTGCGGGCGCGGGTGGCGCAGTTGCGGGCCGGCGGGCATCGGGTCTGGCTGGTGAAGGAGGCGCCGCTGCAGGCCTTCAGCCCGCCTTACCGGCTCACGCGCCTGGCGATGCTTAACCGCCCGGTGGACGGTGTCGGCCTGGCGATCGGCGAGCACCTCAAGCGTCAGGCCTTCATCAGCCGGCTGTTCGCCCAATTGGCGCAGGATCCGGCGGTGCGGGTGGTGGATCCGGCGCCCCGGTTGTGCGGTGACGACGGTTTCTGCCGCGCCGAGCTCGACGGCCATTCCTTGTACACCGACGACAATCACCTCTCGGAAGTCGGCGCGCGGTTCGTGGCGCCGGTCCTCGAACCGCTGTTCGTCGGCCTGCAGGCCGGGGCCGACCTTCGCAAAGGGCAGGCCAATGCAGCCAAGTGA
- a CDS encoding EVE domain-containing protein, with protein sequence MAYWLMKSEPDELSIKGLQQLGKARWDGVRNYQARNFLRSMAVGDLFFFYHSSCPEPGIAGIGKIIEAAYPDPTALEPESHYFDPKATPEKNAWSAIDVAHVETFTRVLKLDYLKQQTALAEMPLVQKGSRLSVMPVTAEQWAAVIALKP encoded by the coding sequence ATGGCCTATTGGCTGATGAAATCCGAACCCGACGAGCTCTCGATCAAAGGCCTGCAGCAACTCGGCAAGGCGCGCTGGGACGGCGTGCGCAACTATCAGGCGCGCAATTTCCTGCGTTCCATGGCGGTCGGCGACCTGTTCTTCTTCTATCACTCCAGCTGCCCGGAGCCAGGCATTGCCGGGATCGGCAAGATCATCGAAGCCGCGTACCCGGATCCCACCGCACTGGAACCGGAAAGCCATTACTTCGACCCCAAAGCCACGCCGGAGAAAAACGCCTGGAGTGCGATCGATGTCGCCCACGTCGAAACGTTTACCCGGGTGTTGAAGCTGGATTATCTGAAGCAGCAAACCGCGCTGGCCGAGATGCCACTGGTGCAGAAGGGCTCGCGGCTGTCGGTGATGCCGGTGACGGCCGAGCAGTGGGCGGCGGTGATCGCGTTGAAACCGTAG
- a CDS encoding CDP-6-deoxy-delta-3,4-glucoseen reductase, with translation MRVTLQPSGAVLEIRPGERILDGARRLGYECPQSCRNGNCHVCAALLVEGRVEQAGKVHDHGEFYTCMAEPLEDCIVLWDGVLALGELPVRSLSCQVVECRDVGGDTWRVRLRAPAGKPPRYHAGQYLMIERENGEKSAFSMASAPHAGRDLEIHVLARENSALSLIDQLKRNPLVRVELPFGDTHLAELPDGPLVLIAAGTGMGQIHSLIEHCRANGFKHPVHLYWGVRRPEDFYRIEHWDEWLKLPNLFLHKVVSDQCGWEGRCGMLHEAVCEDFPDLKALHVYASGSPAMVYGTLDALVEAGMDAHQMRADVFAYAPRG, from the coding sequence ATGCGTGTAACCCTTCAGCCCTCCGGAGCGGTGCTAGAGATACGGCCCGGCGAGCGGATTCTCGATGGTGCGCGGCGCCTGGGCTACGAATGCCCGCAGAGCTGCCGCAACGGCAATTGCCATGTGTGCGCGGCGCTGCTGGTGGAAGGCCGGGTCGAACAGGCCGGCAAGGTGCATGACCACGGCGAGTTCTACACTTGCATGGCGGAGCCGCTGGAAGACTGCATCGTGCTGTGGGATGGCGTGCTCGCGCTGGGAGAGTTGCCGGTGCGCAGCCTGTCGTGTCAGGTCGTCGAATGCCGGGACGTCGGCGGCGATACCTGGCGGGTGCGCCTGCGGGCGCCGGCCGGCAAGCCGCCGCGCTACCACGCCGGGCAGTACCTGATGATCGAACGCGAGAACGGCGAGAAATCGGCGTTCTCCATGGCCTCGGCGCCCCACGCCGGCCGCGACCTGGAGATCCACGTGCTGGCGCGGGAGAACAGCGCGCTGAGCCTGATCGACCAGCTCAAGCGCAACCCGCTGGTGCGCGTCGAGCTGCCGTTCGGCGACACTCACCTTGCCGAACTGCCCGACGGGCCTTTGGTGCTGATCGCCGCCGGCACCGGCATGGGCCAGATCCACAGCCTGATCGAACATTGCCGGGCCAACGGCTTCAAGCACCCGGTGCACCTGTATTGGGGCGTGCGCCGGCCTGAAGACTTCTACCGGATCGAACATTGGGACGAATGGCTGAAGTTGCCCAACCTGTTCCTGCACAAGGTCGTCAGCGATCAGTGCGGCTGGGAAGGGCGCTGCGGGATGCTGCACGAAGCGGTGTGCGAGGATTTCCCCGACCTGAAGGCCCTGCACGTCTATGCCAGCGGCTCGCCGGCCATGGTCTACGGCACGCTCGATGCACTGGTCGAGGCCGGCATGGACGCCCATCAGATGCGCGCCGACGTGTTCGCCTACGCCCCCCGGGGATAA
- a CDS encoding 5-formyltetrahydrofolate cyclo-ligase: MTEPAPPTRPQLRRQLRKARRSLTPSQQREAAEGLYRQLAQHPQFRRARHVSLYLPTDGEIDPRLLLRAAQRRGKATYLPVLSAWPRTKMVFQRIRPGEKLAPNRFRILEPRINPARQRRIWALDLVLLPLVGFDDVGGRLGMGGGFYDRSLAYLARRKSWRKPVLLGLAHECQKVGRLAQASWDVPLQGTVTDKAWYVAQ; the protein is encoded by the coding sequence ATGACCGAACCCGCGCCGCCGACCCGCCCCCAATTGCGCCGACAGCTGCGCAAGGCCCGCCGCTCGCTGACGCCGAGCCAGCAACGCGAGGCCGCCGAAGGCCTGTACCGGCAACTGGCGCAGCACCCGCAGTTCCGCCGGGCCAGGCACGTTTCCCTGTACCTGCCCACCGACGGCGAGATCGACCCGCGCCTGTTGCTGCGCGCCGCCCAGCGCCGGGGCAAGGCCACCTACCTGCCGGTGCTGAGCGCCTGGCCGCGGACCAAGATGGTGTTCCAGCGCATCCGCCCCGGCGAGAAGCTTGCGCCCAACCGTTTCCGCATCCTCGAACCGCGGATCAACCCGGCCCGCCAGCGCAGGATCTGGGCGCTGGATCTGGTGCTGCTGCCGTTGGTGGGGTTTGACGATGTCGGCGGACGCCTGGGGATGGGCGGCGGCTTCTACGACCGCAGTCTGGCCTATCTGGCCCGACGCAAGAGCTGGCGCAAGCCGGTGCTGCTGGGGCTGGCCCATGAGTGTCAGAAGGTCGGGCGTCTGGCGCAGGCCAGTTGGGATGTGCCGTTGCAGGGCACGGTCACGGACAAGGCATGGTACGTGGCGCAATAG
- the glpT gene encoding glycerol-3-phosphate transporter — protein sequence MFAFFRPAAHQAPLPEEKIDSTYRRLRWQIFAGIFFGYAGYYLLRKNFSLAMPYLIDQGYSRGDLGLAMSAIAIAYGLSKFLMGLVSDRSNPRYFLPFGLLVSAGVMFIFGFAPWATSSVTMMFILLFINGWAQGMGWPPSGRTMVHWWSQKERGGVVSVWNVAHNVGGGLIGPLFLVGMGLFNDWHAAFYVPAAVALAVAAFAFITMRDTPQSVGLPPIEKYKNDYPEGYDASHEDEFSAKEIFVKYVLRNKMLWYIAMANVFVYLLRYGVLDWAPTYLKEAKHFDVDKTSWAYFFYEWAGIPGTLLCGWMSDKIFRGNRGLTGMVFMALVTVATLVYWLNPAGNPTVDMIALFSIGFLIYGPVMLIGLQALELAPKKAAGTAAGFTGLFGYLGGSVAASAAMGYTVDHFGWDGGFVLLVGACLLSMAFLAPTLLHKQAASQSREALA from the coding sequence ATGTTTGCTTTCTTTCGACCTGCCGCACATCAGGCTCCCTTGCCTGAAGAAAAAATCGACAGCACCTACCGACGCCTGCGCTGGCAGATCTTCGCCGGTATCTTCTTCGGCTACGCAGGCTACTACCTGCTGCGCAAGAACTTCTCCCTGGCCATGCCGTACCTGATCGACCAAGGCTACAGCCGCGGCGACCTGGGTCTGGCAATGTCGGCCATCGCCATCGCCTACGGCCTGTCCAAGTTCCTCATGGGCCTGGTGTCCGACCGCTCCAACCCCCGCTACTTCCTGCCGTTCGGCCTGCTGGTGTCGGCCGGGGTGATGTTCATTTTCGGTTTCGCGCCGTGGGCGACCTCCAGCGTGACCATGATGTTCATCCTGCTGTTCATCAACGGCTGGGCCCAAGGGATGGGCTGGCCGCCGAGCGGACGCACCATGGTGCACTGGTGGTCGCAGAAGGAACGCGGCGGCGTGGTGTCGGTGTGGAACGTGGCGCACAACGTCGGCGGCGGCCTGATCGGCCCGCTGTTCCTGGTCGGCATGGGCCTGTTCAACGACTGGCACGCGGCGTTCTACGTACCGGCGGCGGTGGCCCTGGCGGTGGCGGCGTTCGCCTTCATCACCATGCGCGACACCCCGCAGTCGGTCGGCCTGCCGCCGATCGAGAAGTACAAGAACGACTACCCGGAAGGCTATGACGCCAGCCACGAAGACGAATTCAGCGCCAAGGAAATCTTCGTCAAGTACGTGCTGCGCAACAAAATGCTCTGGTACATCGCCATGGCCAACGTGTTCGTCTACCTGCTGCGCTACGGCGTGCTCGACTGGGCACCGACCTACCTCAAGGAAGCCAAGCACTTCGACGTCGACAAGACTTCGTGGGCGTACTTCTTCTATGAGTGGGCGGGGATTCCGGGCACGCTGCTGTGCGGCTGGATGTCGGACAAGATCTTCCGCGGCAACCGCGGCCTGACCGGCATGGTGTTCATGGCCCTGGTGACCGTGGCGACCCTGGTGTACTGGCTGAACCCGGCCGGCAACCCGACCGTCGACATGATCGCCCTGTTCTCCATCGGCTTCCTGATCTACGGGCCGGTCATGCTGATCGGCCTGCAGGCGCTGGAGCTGGCGCCGAAGAAAGCCGCCGGCACCGCGGCGGGCTTCACCGGCCTGTTCGGCTACCTGGGCGGTTCGGTGGCGGCCAGCGCCGCGATGGGCTACACCGTCGACCACTTCGGCTGGGATGGCGGTTTCGTGCTGCTGGTGGGCGCCTGCCTGCTGTCGATGGCCTTCCTGGCCCCGACCCTGCTGCACAAGCAAGCCGCCAGTCAGAGCCGAGAAGCGCTCGCCTGA